Genomic DNA from Channa argus isolate prfri chromosome 2, Channa argus male v1.0, whole genome shotgun sequence:
CCCACCATCCCATCTCTCCATCACAATTAGTGGCCTTTAGGGATCTCCTCCATGCCAAGTGGTGAGGGATCAGGTCTGACCCACTGCCAAGTCAGTGGCAACAAGATACCAAACAGCAGGCTTGTTACTCCAAGTTGTTGCGTTTATGTGTGATGAACAGATGGATGGACAGGCTGATCGGCAAGGGTCACATTCTGCAGCTCATCAACCCATAGCTGACATTCAGCAAGAACTGGAAACAATCGTCCCCTTTCACGTGTTCCAAATGGAGCTGAAGTAGCTTCTAGAAAAAGATGTGACTGACAGAGTCAAGCCCAGGAAGGATTTTCAGGGTTTCTGCTCCCACTACTTCCTGGTTCCCAAAACATTGGGGTAGATAACGTCCATCTTAGAGTTATTTCTCCTGAACTATTTGATAACTGTAATGCACTTTCACTTGCTGAGGTCACAATGCAATTTCACCAGTTTAACTGGTTAACCTTGGCACACCTGAAGGACATGCATTTTTACATACCCATCATCCACTGACACAAAGAGTTCcaatgtttctcttttcttgcaAACCAGTACCAATATGACAGTCTGCCTTTCAGTTATTTCCCTATTTTATCAGACCTGCGTTTTATAATAAATGGGACAAACAGTTCTCCCCAACCCCCTCCCCAGATCATCATTTATCATCTTCTGGAGCTAAACTATGTTAGCATGAAAAAGTGGTGGAGAGATTGGACACATTGTCTTGTGCAAAGTTTACCAGTCTGCAGCTCTCATTGGAcaggagggagaaggagaaagagtcctggtggtttcaaacattttccatttacggatgatggaggccactgtgctcactgggaccttcaatgctgcagaaacgtttctgtacccttccccagatctgtgccttggtACAATCttgtctctgaggtctacagacactTCCTTGGAACTTATATATGTTTAATTATGTctaatcaactgaatttcccacaggtggactccaatcaaggtgtagaaacatctcaaggatgatcattggagacaggatgcaccagagctcaattttgagtatCATGGCAAAGGTGGTGAATACTTATttgcatgtgatttttttattcgttttttgtttttaataaatttgcaaagatttcaaacaaacttctttcatgttgttattatgggttattgtttgtaaaattttgaggaaaataataaatgtaatctaCTTTGGAATAAAGGTGTAACATAAtatttctggatgcactgtaggtGCCACAGTAAAGGTTTGTAGGTTTAAGCTTGATTTCGGAGCATTTGTCttgtaaaaggaaaaagttgtttttaaacagtttttaattaaacaaagattaaaataatatttttaaattaaatttgtttttaggaAGTAAATTAGTGAAGGAATCAATGTCCCGAGCAAAAATCCTGCAGATAGTAACTTTGTTGACCTCAAACTATACATGACTCAATGGATTTGAACtcaagacaaaataaagaaacatgttcgGCAGCCAAGAAAACATTAATTGTCAATTGCAATATGTCAGTATACAAAGTATTCTTTGTGGCTCATATAGacatactactactactaataataataggTGTACTTTATGACACGTCTCTGTACCTTGGGCTACCAGCCAATCTGCAGCGTCCTGCTAAAACCGTATCCAATCAGATTTGACGGAGCGTTATTTAAATACACTGCTGAAAGCTCTTtatgtcaggtttttttttttttgatttgattattgCTTAAACAAATAGCCATCTCTACAAGTCACGGTTTTGAATTTACTACTCCCGACTTTGAGAATGTCTGGGCAAGCCGATGCTTTGGTAtgtaaactgaatttatttttcgGTTTCTGCAAACTGCACTGCCGTAGCTAATGTGGACCTGTGATCTTCTACTTACTCGGCTTCAGTTGTGTTTTCgggtttgcttttattattatgtagGTTAACCGTCAAATAGACTAGCAGTACTCATTAAATCGACTGTATGGTATTTACTTCATTCTATATTCGCAGCTTCCGTCCACAGATAACCCACTGAAGATGGGTAAACTCGCAATATCAAGTAGAGCTGCTCTTGGCGAGATCACCAACTTTCCTGCAGCAGCAGTCAACACAAAGGTAACAGCAACACACTGTTTAAtctacaattttaaataaaattgtagttGCTTaaagtgttatttatttttaaaggaagTCTTGTTTACCTTTAGTTGAAATTGTGACTGAAATGTTATTTAGTAGTTTAAAACCATTTGAGGTCTCAAAAATGGAAGTTAAAGTCAAAGTTAAAATATGCTATCAAGCCTTTAAACCTGTTCTTTACGTTATTTAGAAATGGCTGAGTTTCAAATCTAAaatgcatatatatattttcaacttgttttcaAGAGCCCATGTACAGAATGGAACAAGGTGGCTGGAACAGATTTAATTTGCTTCTAATTGCCCAAATTGTTGtgggttgtgtttttttttttttgttgttgttgtttttttttgtgttttttttttttttttctcagaggaCTGGACCAGttaaagcatctgctaaacAATCTTGTgttcaaaaaccaaaacacactttGAAGGTGGCACCTCTGGTCCCAGTTCAAGCCCCTGCAGATCCCCTCCCTTCAGTCTCAGAGGAGTCGGCTGATGTGTCCATGAAGGAAGAGCAGCTGTGTCAGGCTTTCTCCGAGGCACTGCTTGATGTGCAGGACGTCGACGAGCAGGACGGTGacttgccacagctctgctcagaaTATGTCAAAGACATCTACAATTATCTGCATGTCCTCGAGGTAAATGTCTGCTTAGACCAGCCCCCtgctttttatcttttgtatTACAGCATCTTTGGTTTCCACAGGTGCAGCAGGCCGTACGAGCAAACTATATGGAGGGTTATGAAATCACTGATCGCATGCGAGCTCTGTTGATCGATTGGCTTGTCCAGGTTCACTCCAGGttccagctgctgcaggagaCCCTGTACCTCACAGTTGCTGTCTTGGACCGTTTTCTGCAGGTAAGAACCGTCTAATTCCTGCTGTAAAGGTCTGATTAACTGGTCTCTTTACTTGGCTTGTGAATTGTGTAAACTATCCCTATTGTGCTGCAGGTTCAGTCGGTGTCTCGCAGAAAGCTGCAGCTTGTTGGTGTGACTGCCATGCTGGTGGCCTGTAAATATGAAGAGATGTACGCTCCTGAAGTCGGAGACTTTGCCTACATCACAGACAATGCATTTACAAAGTCCCAGATTCTTGAGATGGAGCAGATTGTTTTGAGGAAGCTTAATTTTCAGCTGGGACGTCCTCTTCCGCTACATTTCCTCAGGAGAGCTTCAAAGGTGGCTAATGTGAGTTTTGAACAAATGTAATATGGTGAATCAGCATACTAATTAGACTGTCTTTAATGTAAGTGCATGTCTATGACCACTCCCTGGATGTTGGTTTTAACTCAAATTAGTCCTCCAGTCCACATTTAAAGGCCATACTTTATCAGTGAGTTGAGGTTGTAGATTACTAGCCCAGACAGAGTCCTCAGAACTGTCTGTTTTCTGTGATAGTCTGATGtagagagacacacactggcAAAGTACCTGATGGAACTGACCCTACTTGACTATGACATGGTGCATTATCGGCCCTCTGAGATTGCTGCTGCTTCCCTGTGTCTCTCCCAGTTGCTGCTTGATGACCTGCCTTGGGTAAGTTTAAAATTGAAGCGTCTGGTGTAATTGCTTTAATTTTGCCTCTATGCTGCTTCAACTAAATGCTTTGTTTAATTCCCCTCCTGTGTCCTCAGTCACCTACGCAGCAGCACTACTCTACTTATGACGAGGCCCACTTGAAGCCAGTTATGCAACGCATTGCCAAAAATGTCGTCACCGTAAATGAGGGGAAAACGAAGTTCCTGGTAATCAGCTgagaattatattttattttttggttgtttttaagGGATTATAAAGTTAAACTTGAATAAATCTTCTGCAGGCTGTGAAGAACAAGTACTCGAGCAGCAAGCTGATGAAGATCAGCCTCATCCCTCAGCTGAATTCATTGATCATCAAACACATGGCGGATCCTCAGATCAACAACCCTTGAGGAAAACTTTACGTTTCTTTAGTGGACACTTCACTTGCACTTTATTTTAACCAGAGTACAATCTATGCAGATATATctagtttttaataaatgtttttattctaagAATTTCTTCACAACCCCTAATTAACTTTGCTTTTTGCCAGAAATCTTGGCTGCAGTTTAACATACTTTAATGCACTTGATATTTTGCTGTATGGTAGTTTGGGCCTGATGGGTGGGAATTGCGTATCTTAAAGCCATGCTAGCTTTCTTGATGATAAACTAgggcatttttgtgtgtttttgtgtgttttgtctgttggaatatatatatacacacacacacacacacacacacacacacacaaccagtaCATATAGGACTTGATTTTGTGTAGAGTAACATGTGAATTCCACCTCATCCACACACTGTGGTTCAAGAGTCTGCTTATTTTTCATACCATTGTTAGAAATCTTGATCTGCAGAGTAATAAAAGGGAATGATGCATTCATTTTGCACTATGACAATATCAAcatttgtagctttaatttaaagaagTCCTTGTGATGTTAGTACGATGAGATCAGGCTTTATCAGCAAGTCATTGTCATAAATCCTGATCGCCATTTGTTTGAGTTGTTTGAGTTTCTTTAGTTGTAGTTTAGTTGTAGTTGCTTGACGCCTGATCTTTGCAGCATTACGTTTAAGGGCATCACATATGGCTCTGTTGgaacagtgttttctgtgtgctcATGACATTAGAGGTTGTAGAATACCACCATTTATAAacacagtaatgtgtgtgtgagagacaatTGTACTCTTCAGACTCTGACCTCATCTCTTCCCTCTTCATCCAGATGGGTCAGTCTGAATGGTGTGATCTTCTCAAAATGGTTGTAACCTGCTACACTTTACAACtgttcatatttaaaaactgtttacacAGGCATACCTACATTCCAGTAAAGTACTAGaggttttttaaaatctgtattgtagaatttaaaaacacaggttTGTGGGTATTTGTGTCTGAGTACTTTTGGGACATAATTCTGAGATGTCTTTGAAATATAGTTTAGACAGTTGGTTTATAAAGGagggaaaacatttaaagagaagTGTTAAGATTTACTTACAATGacttttaaatggtttattcagtatttttgttATTGCAGTACATCACTGTACTATGGTAGTGTAGTGaattctactgtgtgttgttTAGTATCATTGCTGAGCTGAGTAGCCCACTTCTTCCCAAatccacaaagagaaaaaaatttcCCTAAAGTAGAGTTATTTATATGGACCATTTCAATAAATGTCTTTCAAAGTGCTGTACATGGGTATAGGACAATATTAGAATGACTGTTACAAATCAAAGCAACTAAAATAAATTGTGGACAAAAGAACTGATCCAAACTAAAAATTACAGTACTACTTGCTGTAAACTCAAAAAAACTCATTGCAGTAGAGAAACCAATCAACCAAAGACAGAGGAGAACAGCATACTAATATTTCtactacaaaaaataaatttcattttCGATTGAAACGCTATTATTACCACAGCTTAGGGGAACTTTAAGACTATGCTACATCTAATGAATAAAGACAGcaatacagacacacaacattAAATAGAAATACCTCGTCTTACATTTATATCAAAGGCTATTTTCACACATCACAGCAGTCACTGAAAAGATTTAAATCCTTTATCCTACACGTGGATGCACGTTTTTTAACCCTTCCGTATTGAGGCGCACGCGTTGCGGGGATTTAAGggttaaacatttaattcacaTGTCGGCCACATGGTGGGGAACCAGAGGAGATCCCCTTGCTGCTGCTTGCTCGTCTTTCACTTCACTTCGCGTTtcgtgctgctgctgctttgttgtGCACGTCGAGCAGGAGGTCACTAATTCCGACCAACAGTCCACTCGGAGCGCACACAGGACGCGCACGCCTCTCCGACACACTGACAACACTCTTCTCTGCAATTTAGcgcaaaaaaacacaacaggtaaGTGGCCAACAACGTGGACTCAGTGTGCTGAAACGGCCGCAGACGAAACTGGTGTATGGTTTTTACACAAGAGGTGTGTGTGGTTCCAGGGGTGATTGGGTTCAAATTGACTGATTCTTGATCAGATTGTTGACCGATAGTATAAAAAGGTACGTTTTACTTCTGCTTTGTGACTTTACTGATGTGAAGAGGACTGATGATGTGGCGCCTGAGTGGAGGAGTTGTGTATTTACCTCAACGAAGCGTCACTTGTTACTTTGTGAGCCACTGAATGCGCAACAGGTTTCCTCAATTAATCTTAGTGTAGTGTAGTCAAATCAAAATATATTGAAAAAGTTTGTCAAGACTTACAAACCCTCAGTTTGCTGAAAGCTTTGTAACACAAACACTGGTGGTTTGCTGAAGGGTGAAACGGCTGGTTTGTTGCATGCAATTTACGTCAAACAAACTGAAGGTAAACTTGATCTGTCTCAGTGAGAGAGAGATTAGGATTTTTAGGCCCCACTGCACCTTTACACGATTGCTTTGACAGATCTAGATCGTTCCGTCTCATCCAGTCAGTATCCAGTGTTTGCAGTAATTGTTTGTCCATTCTTGGGCTAAAGTggttttcaaatttctttgcTTGCCAGTCAGTGTCTGTCCCGTTGTTGCATGTGTCTGCTGGGAAGGGAAAATATTCAACCGTTTACTTTAAAGAAGTCAAAGCCTGGAGAAAATGCTTAGTCGTGGTTTCTATCCTGTTATCTGACACACTAAAACTCTCCAAACCAAATTCTTTCAGCTCTGACAtgaaacatttacttaaatgtatttctacaaTACAAATGCAAtctgaaaaaacatttccaagtGAAAGTAAAAGCTGAATACAGCAGTAAAACTTTGGTGCAGTTCTGAGTCCTTTGTTTTACTCAACATGAAACTGagacacaaaaactaaatacacGTGTTCAAACTATAATTACAAccacacatttacagtgtgtggCCAACAGAGCATTTAAAGAAGTTTGCCCCGTGATCCAGGAGATGGCAAAATATTCACCACCACCTTGAACCTTGTCATGTGCTGATTTATCAGCAAACTAAGCCAATCAATAGAAATTGAGGCCAAACACTAGCAAACAAAGCCCTGCTGATCAGATAATGATGGCACCATAGTATCTGAGAAGCACTGTAGATACAAGGCAAATGAATTGTTAGTTTGATAGACAATGAGGTTACTTTGTAATTGTGACTTGAAACTGTCATGTCAGAAAGTATTCTgacacacattttgctgtgttgtaAACTAACTTGAAACTGGAAACTTTGCATTTTCCCCATTGACCTATACACTATAAACCATGACAAAATTAGCTGATTAATTATATATTAGTTATATACTACCATTATATTATATCAGGACAAGAGTAACTGAGTAACTGGACAACAAGGACTTTGAACAGGGAGGTGACAGGAACCCAATAGTCACACTAACAAAGCTTCAGACATCATCTGCAGACATGGTTGAACCTGGCAGAGGAATGAATATCTTATTCAAACTCAATCAGACCTTTTATGGTAGAGTGGTTAAATAGCTATTCTTATGGAGTTTgtcaaacagcatttaaaagacTCCGAGCATGAAGTCAAAGATTCTGTGGTCTGATGACCAAACATTTAATTAGTTGCCATTTCTTTAAGCACCAATAAGTAGGCAGTGCACCTAATACCATCTATTGTAAAGCATAGACCTTAATTTCACAAatttgttaaacacacacaggccgAAAATCTTTCCACTGAGGAAAATGGATTGCAAAGTTGCTGTCCATGAATGCTAATTGcactaaaacttaaaaatacacCTGCATATTGTTGAAATACGAGCCAATGGGAAAAcgtgaatacattttaaaattttattttatttatttttgatgaatCTATCCAACACTAATAAGAGAATCCTGGAACCAACAATGTTTTGCATTATGTTCTTAGATCAAAATGATTATTTGACAATGAACTAATCAATTAGTTGATTAGTTGATTGTGTAGCCGATGTTTGGTTTTGGCTATTTGATTGCagtttgtctatttgcatgtgttgtcTTAAACGTTAAGTGCTGAGCTCTCAGGATTTGTTATCAAAATACTagctgtttgattttttttattttatattattattttatagtgGTAATTGACTAATTGTCTCAACTCTAAACTAAAGCTAGAGAGGAACTCAacattaaaatgtctaaaatgtaatgaaacatGGACACTTGTTTTGTCGAACTTGTACTACATCCAGTTGTTCCTCAGCACCACTTTGACTGAGCTGTGTTTATGAGAACTGATCTCTGTTACAAATGGAAATGTGGGTCAGTGTTTCATGTGCATAATGGAATCAACACCCATTCAAAAACTCAGCTTTCTCCCTCTACTGTGCCCCATTAGATTCTTCAATCTTTACTTCAATATGTGAGGTTGTAAATCAGTTCAGCTGCAGGGCCCGGCTTCACTCCAACATGACCTTAATTACCTTTCCATACACGGAGAACAGAAACGTCTGTCTCATTGCATGAAGTGTGCTTTACAGACATTAGCAGCTGTTGGAAATGGATGGTTGTCAGGcaaaacacaagaacattttcatgGTGGTCATCATCAGCTCTGCACCAGTCTGACTGCATTCTTGATGACTTTGCTTTCAGGATTGTTACAGGAGTTTCACCTGAAAAGAGTGTATGTGTCTTTTAAGCTTTAGTTTGTATGTTGTTCAGGTAAGGATATTTCTCACAAGAGCTGCATGTGATAGACTTATGCATGATGGTCATACAGGATACTGCTCCAAAGATAGCTATGATTTTATAAAGGCCCAATTATCTTGAGCTGCTCACATTTCTGCTCCGCAACAAACATTTTGTGAGACAGTAAACTGAATATCTTTGATATTTTAACGGAACACTTGTAGGCGTCAGATCACGGAAAGCACAACCaacatttttcacttgtttctaatattttaacAACTAAGCGATGCGTGAAGGAAATTTCATGCAGAATTTTCATTAGTTTCAACCTTGTGATCGCTGAATCTGGTTAATCTGGTGATGTGATGTGACATCAAATGTGAATTAGTAATTTTTAAGACAAATTAATTCATGCACTGTGTAATTCAATAGGTTCCCCGCATTTCCTTGCCACAGTGGTTATTATATGAAGCTACAGTTGCGTGTCAGTTTATAAGTACAGGAAGCagtgaaacatttacaaatttgcATCTCAACCAACAACTGTAAAAAGCATTCAAGCATGTGTTTGAATCTCCTGTTAAAGTCACAGTAGAGTAGAGATTTCTGGGATTCAGGACTGTTTACATGCTTCATGCTGTGGGAGTGACTTTACAAGCGAGTGACTTTAGTGGCTGACTTCATTTTCCCGCCCCACACCTCCTCTTCTGTGTTATCATGAAAATCTGCAGCTTGCTCCTTTCAGTGGACTAGGGGTAGAATTGTCTGGGAGGCCCAAACTGGTTTGGCCACAGAGTGGTGAAATGCTGAATTGATTGTGGTGGGTAGGGTTTACTTACTGACAAGCTCAGCTACAAGCTTCAACCTTTCTGTCTTTAGGTGAATCCCTCCACCCCTCCAAACCATGTGCCAGCTATCCTTTCACTTCAAGTGGCTGATTTTCTTCTGCTACTTTGCAGCTTCCACAGGAACACTGCATGATGGAAGCTTTTAGTGTTGTCTCTGTCACAAAACAACAGTATTTTCCAGTATGTTAGGAGAAatgaaaaatggcaaaatgcCGTATACACAGCTGTCAGCTGTGTACTTTTAAATatcctttatttaaatatgcttTCTCACTTCAAGTGAAGAAACATCAGATCTGTTTGAAGTGATGATGAGAATGTAAACTTGTGCAAATTCATAACTGAAAACCTTATTTGTATTTGCTAATTCAGTAAACTACTGCAGAAAATAGTGCATGCTATGAAATATTATTTCTTATTCTCTGCAGTAGGTTAATGAATTAGCTCCTACTATTCGATTCCAATGCATAGACCAGTTTGTGATGTGTTAGTCCCAGCTGGAGGTGTGTGTGGAAGGTGACGCATCAACCAAAAGAGCATTGCTTTAACTATAGCAACTGGATCACAGTGAGTGAGCCTGCAGCCAAAGCCAGAGCATATGGGGAGCTGTGTGAAGATACACAATAAGCTTGCTGCTGGATGGCCAGGATTCCACACTCTGAGTAGCCTGCTTGTTAAACTACAgcatcatttattttcagcatgtgttaaagctgtaaaaagCTGTACACCAAAGTTCAGGTTTCAGCTGATATACTTCTGATTGTTTTGCTCACACAGATTGCAGTGTCCTTTCCTGATATTATTTCAAGGTTAATTGGTCGTCTGT
This window encodes:
- the LOC137119187 gene encoding G2/mitotic-specific cyclin-B2-like isoform X2 — encoded protein: MSGQADALLPSTDNPLKMGKLAISSRAALGEITNFPAAAVNTKVAPLVPVQAPADPLPSVSEESADVSMKEEQLCQAFSEALLDVQDVDEQDGDLPQLCSEYVKDIYNYLHVLEVQQAVRANYMEGYEITDRMRALLIDWLVQVHSRFQLLQETLYLTVAVLDRFLQVQSVSRRKLQLVGVTAMLVACKYEEMYAPEVGDFAYITDNAFTKSQILEMEQIVLRKLNFQLGRPLPLHFLRRASKVANSDVERHTLAKYLMELTLLDYDMVHYRPSEIAAASLCLSQLLLDDLPWSPTQQHYSTYDEAHLKPVMQRIAKNVVTVNEGKTKFLAVKNKYSSSKLMKISLIPQLNSLIIKHMADPQINNP
- the LOC137119187 gene encoding G2/mitotic-specific cyclin-B2-like isoform X1; the protein is MSGQADALLPSTDNPLKMGKLAISSRAALGEITNFPAAAVNTKRTGPVKASAKQSCVQKPKHTLKVAPLVPVQAPADPLPSVSEESADVSMKEEQLCQAFSEALLDVQDVDEQDGDLPQLCSEYVKDIYNYLHVLEVQQAVRANYMEGYEITDRMRALLIDWLVQVHSRFQLLQETLYLTVAVLDRFLQVQSVSRRKLQLVGVTAMLVACKYEEMYAPEVGDFAYITDNAFTKSQILEMEQIVLRKLNFQLGRPLPLHFLRRASKVANSDVERHTLAKYLMELTLLDYDMVHYRPSEIAAASLCLSQLLLDDLPWSPTQQHYSTYDEAHLKPVMQRIAKNVVTVNEGKTKFLAVKNKYSSSKLMKISLIPQLNSLIIKHMADPQINNP